The DNA window ttgagtccatgcaatatgtttgtgtgaatcaaaataataaatgcttatgtatggtgtgtcatgcaagcgaaatggacctatgtgttacgtatttttacgtaagtttctgtatgagtttagagattcatacttgaatgtattttgagtgtattgttgtgttaatgaatgtctaggatcttgttctcaacaaggaaattcgttgaggtgctcgaggtaacaagtgtggtcttagcaactgaggtaagaagagtggacatctgtacacagggtgtatgttatgcatacaacttgggttggttgttatttaatttgatagtgttgtgatttccttatattttgtgagcgtcattagcatgagaataatattagggtcttgctgcttgtgtgagcataacacttgcaggttataacattatcatgggtgagtacaacttatgataattaattaccCTGTTGGATACCAAGTgcgagaataacacaaggcagggcagttcacctcatgtctgatcaacatgagtgtatagttgattatcgtatgtgagtataatgtgcgatATGAGACATGATTggtgcatgtgagaacaacatgcgttgtggatatatttatggaatgtgaattactgttgattaatattaaagagtaatttatgtcaagtaactagttaggagggttatgtcctacatagctcttcttactgggcgttagctcacggtaCTGCGGGTGCGGGGTGTAAGGGTAAGGCCAAGCAGTGAgattgaagagctcgaggcgtggaccgcatgttagggggctggcacagtattttgcttttaatgtttttaaatgctaaacattttggaactattattttgacttaactagttcttatttaagtttacagtactaaaagtattttgttctaaacaatgagatctcatgcttggatatttttcaataaagaagtatttgattgtcttgatcttattaaattattttatacagACTATCCTAagtgacatctcgggaaatcggggtgttacagTGCGAAACGAATTTCAGGAAAATAATGTAAGGTTTTAGCAGATAAGATGACAGCCAGAATCAAAATTTGGAGTACTAGAAACTTGTCTTTGGCAGGGAGAGCAGTTCTGGTTAACTCAGTTCTTATGTCAATTCACTCATATTGGAGCCAAGTTATGGTGCTACCAAAGCGAACTATAAGGGGTATTGAAGCCATCTGTCAAGCATACTTATGGAAAGGAAATCAGGTTTCACAAGGGTCGGGTCCAATTGCTTGGGATCATGTGTGCCAACCAAAAGTAGCTGGAGGGATTGGTTTGAAAAGAATTGCAAAGTGGAATATTGCTGCAATGACAAAATACGTGTGGGCAATTGCGAACAAAGACGATAACCTGTGGATTAAATGGATTCACTGTGTATACATCAAAGGAGAGGATTGGTGGACTTATCAAGCTCCACCTCAGGCtagttggtattggaggaaGTTGAACTTAAAGCACAAGTCAAAGGTGTTATGGACATTCAGCAATTTGTTAGCACCAAATACAGTATATCAAATGGCTACAAATCTCTTTGCCCCGCACAAAGCAAAGTGAATTGGAGTCATGAGATATGGAATAGACTCAATATCCCTAGGCATAGCTTTTGCTTGTGGCTTACAATCCAAGATAGACTTAAAACTAGAGAAAGGTTGTTCAAATACAACATCATTGGAGAAGATCATTGTTTGTTCTGTTTGGATCACCCCGAGACTACAGAGCATCTTTTCTTCTCTTGTCCTTTCTCTACTATTTGTCTATCTCAAGTCAAAGCTTGGCTAGGATGGAGAGTTGAGACAATAGACTTGAGCAGATTGTGCAGGTGGCTGGACAGAGCGAAGATGAGCAGATTTCGGAAGGCAGTAATCACTGCTGCTGTGGCTGCTCTGGTGTACCATGTTTGGACAAATCGCAATGATTTCCTATGGAATTCAAGGAGAATAGCACAAGATGTTGTAGTCCATGCTATAAAGGAAGATCTAAAGAATAGAGTGTTGTGTAATTGGCCAAAGAAACACAAACCAGCTGATGCCGACTGGTTTGTTCTCCTCTAGCAGCtgattgttgttgctgctgcctGGTGCTTGCCGACTGGTTTATAGGTGCTGTAGCTGattgtttttttaatattgttgcAGTtgtgaatgtatatatataacacacAAGGAAAGAAGAGTTGtaattatattgtattgtataggtAAATCTCGGGTCTCCCTCTGAAGGGACCAATAGTTTGTAATTAAGTTTTGGTGTAATGAAATACATGAttgattgattaaaaaaaaaaaaaaacttttatttAGTCTGACAAGTCTGTTAAACAAGTTGGTATTCTGTTAATTAACCAACTAATCTGTTAGTTGTTTTTCCAACTTGGTTCTTGAATATTAGTGCTATAAAAGCACTTGGCTCTGTACCATTCTCTTTAATTTCAATTCTGAGAAATAAAAAGCAattctttttctctttatttttatcGGTTTCTCTCATATACGGCCGAGTTTcaatattttctatttaaaataaacaaattaagtATGAAAATGATATATTCGATGAACTGTAAGCTATTATGCTGGCAAACAACCCTACCATTTTATCCCTATAATTAAATGATTCCTTTATACACATTGGACACTACCAACGTAGACATTCTGTATATACTATATAGCAAAACATGTACAAATTATGTAAGCGAACCCCCAAATCATTATCCTAGGATTACGTCTCAATCTCAGAAGGCCTTTGTGCCAAAGAATGCAACattaacaaattaaataaataataataaaaaaaaaaatcaacgaAAGAACATTCTCTCTAACGAGGCCCCTACTAGAATAGACTCAAAAGCATCCAAACATAAAAGGATCTTTAGTTAGACCACACATGAACGAGACCATGCCTATTGCCCGTGTATATTTCGTTGCGTTCTTCATCATAGAAAAGAGCAGTTATGTCTTCCAAGGCCTCACTAACTGTGCTTCTTACCGGAGAGTATTTCTGCTTTGAGCAGTTAGAACTGCAACCACAGTCGTCAGCTTCGAGAGGATGATTAGTAGAGTTTATTTTAGCCAAGCATTTTCCAGTCAGGATATTGCTGATATTAATGGATCCAGCTTCATAACATAGAAAATCAATCTTCagtacataatattatatagagTAAGAAGATATCTAGTAGACTAGTATCAGTATTTTCCCTATAGCTAACAATACAGTTGAGAGAAATATACCATTTCCTTCTGCCCAATGATCATCGGATGAAGCCTTACAGTAGGATATTATAAGATCCTGATCACAAGTAATATATATGTTGTTTGTATTGCAATCAGGGTGCCACAACATATGATCCTCGAATGAAGTTACACGCTCCCCACGGAAGTTCCAAACAGACACAGTTCGATTTCTAAATGTCAGAAACAACTGATTCtcatacaaaaaaataaatgctGAAGGAGTCATGAACTCAGTTTTGCTAACTTCCATTAACTCAGTATTGCGAACCTACAggcattatataatttttaatttaagtatGCTTATATGTAATAAGATAAGAAATCTAAAGAGAATTGCCAGGAAAAAGGTAAAAAATGACTACTTACATCAAGGATCTGAAGATTCTCACTTTCTTGCTTGACGAGAAGTTTCTCATTGAACTGTTCTATGAACTCTACCTTTTTATTTCGATGAAGTAGATGGTTGAAGGATTTGAGAACTGTGCCATCTTCAATTGAAAGAATTTTAAGGGGAACATGGCTGGTAGCTCTATTGAAGATCAATAGCATGATACCTGGACTGTAACAAACGAAGAAACATCAAGACGCAAGAACACTCATGATATCTGAAGTAAAATACATTATTCTGTTTGTAAGTTTCACTGTGAGATATTTCTTCGTTTGGAAACCATGGTgaacataattatttttaaaaggtaTATCTTGTACCCAAATTTATCAGTGCAGGTACATCAGAATAAACAAATCAGCACAGATCAAACTCGTAGAGCTAATAAAGCAAATTTATTTCAACATTCCAATCGGACAAGGCAACCAGGAAAGTAGTCTTTTCAGGTTATTTAGCAAtttaagaaaagaaaagcaaaaataactcaaaccaattCAAATACAATGAGAAGCTAAAATTGTAATGTAAACTTGTTTAGATTACA is part of the Cannabis sativa cultivar Pink pepper isolate KNU-18-1 chromosome 5, ASM2916894v1, whole genome shotgun sequence genome and encodes:
- the LOC115714345 gene encoding uncharacterized protein LOC115714345 — translated: MEVGRRISASPRPCSVRRVSANKRPRADGFVNCVKKLQRREICSKRDRAFSTSNALERFRNMRLTDEYDTHDPKGQFLSEFPLLSKRAKIIEIVSAHDIVFALAYSGVCAAFCRETNERLCFMNVSPGEVIRSLFYNKNNDSLITVSVYSSDSFSSLKCRSTRIEYIRRGKPDAGFALFESESLKWPGFVEFDDVNGKVLTYSAQDSIYKVFDLKNYTMLYSISDKHVQEIKISPGIMLLIFNRATSHVPLKILSIEDGTVLKSFNHLLHRNKKVEFIEQFNEKLLVKQESENLQILDVRNTELMEVSKTEFMTPSAFIFLYENQLFLTFRNRTVSVWNFRGERVTSFEDHMLWHPDCNTNNIYITCDQDLIISYCKASSDDHWAEGNAGSINISNILTGKCLAKINSTNHPLEADDCGCSSNCSKQKYSPVRSTVSEALEDITALFYDEERNEIYTGNRHGLVHVWSN